A DNA window from Mycolicibacter terrae contains the following coding sequences:
- a CDS encoding Fic family protein → MDLTMFVNEHAGSLVDIGGVDPAGREWRHKAFVPAPLDDQMPEFTPPTFLAVAVARAALAALDSTAAQLPDPTLLRLPVLRREAQSTAALEGTYAPLDQVLTADEEEPTSAELVEILNYVHMASQGFAWVAEGRPISATLLQNLQGLLMRGTPLEHESGRLRDTQVVIGVRDGAEPSTLPVHAARFIPPPPGDQLNTGLQDLVDWMRRDHSTTIDPVVAAAMSHYQLETLHPFRDGNGRLGRLLIVLHLRALGVLTEPTLTVSPWFEARRSQYYDRLLAVSTAGNWDEFVRFFSVGLRDSADATRLQMLELVGVQNELKEVVRNSPLRADSAQSLVDFAVANPSFTVRNVESVLGISYGRANKLIGQLMELGILNVLDADAYKRRFFAPRVLDVLTGRAAR, encoded by the coding sequence GTGGACCTGACAATGTTCGTAAACGAACATGCCGGCTCGCTCGTCGACATCGGGGGCGTCGATCCAGCCGGACGCGAGTGGCGACACAAGGCGTTCGTCCCAGCCCCGCTCGACGATCAGATGCCGGAGTTCACGCCGCCGACATTCCTCGCTGTTGCCGTTGCTCGCGCTGCCTTGGCGGCATTGGACAGCACCGCCGCCCAGCTTCCAGATCCCACGCTGTTACGGCTGCCGGTCTTGCGGCGGGAAGCCCAGAGCACCGCTGCGCTGGAGGGTACCTACGCCCCGCTGGATCAGGTGCTGACCGCTGACGAGGAAGAACCGACCTCGGCCGAGCTCGTCGAAATCCTCAACTACGTCCACATGGCAAGCCAGGGATTTGCCTGGGTCGCCGAAGGGCGGCCGATCTCGGCGACCCTGCTGCAGAACCTGCAGGGGCTCCTGATGCGCGGGACACCGCTCGAGCACGAATCGGGGCGGCTCCGTGACACTCAAGTCGTCATCGGCGTGCGCGACGGCGCCGAGCCCAGCACGTTGCCAGTGCACGCTGCTCGGTTCATCCCGCCGCCGCCCGGCGACCAACTGAATACTGGGTTGCAGGATCTGGTCGACTGGATGCGCCGCGACCACAGCACCACGATCGACCCCGTCGTCGCGGCTGCCATGTCTCACTATCAGCTGGAGACGCTGCACCCCTTCCGGGATGGCAACGGCCGACTTGGCCGATTGCTGATCGTCCTGCACCTGCGCGCTTTGGGCGTTTTGACCGAACCCACACTGACGGTGTCCCCGTGGTTCGAAGCCCGTCGCAGCCAGTACTACGACCGTCTGCTGGCTGTTAGCACCGCCGGAAATTGGGACGAGTTTGTGCGGTTCTTCAGCGTCGGCTTGCGTGACTCCGCAGATGCCACTCGCCTCCAAATGCTCGAACTGGTTGGAGTGCAAAACGAACTCAAAGAAGTCGTGCGTAACTCGCCATTGCGGGCTGACAGCGCCCAGTCCCTCGTTGATTTCGCGGTCGCGAATCCGTCGTTTACCGTCCGCAACGTCGAGTCGGTGCTGGGCATCTCCTACGGTCGGGCCAATAAACTCATCGGCCAGCTGATGGAACTCGGTATTCTCAACGTTCTCGATGCAGACGCCTACAAGCGCCGCTTCTTCGCGCCGCGTGTCCTTGACGTTTTGACCGGAAGGGCTGCCCGTTGA